In the genome of Bremerella alba, one region contains:
- a CDS encoding TMEM175 family protein has translation MKSTRMEAFSDGVLAIAITVMVLEMKVPHGTDRNARRLACTFRCSRLLPS, from the coding sequence ATGAAAAGCACGCGAATGGAAGCGTTCAGTGACGGCGTGTTGGCCATTGCTATCACGGTGATGGTACTCGAGATGAAAGTTCCGCATGGAACGGATAGAAACGCACGTAGGTTGGCCTGCACATTCCGATGCAGTCGCTTACTACCATCCTGA